The nucleotide window AAACTCCATTCCGCCGACCACACGCTCCTCGGTGAGTATGAGTGTGCCCGGCGCACCGGCGCCCTCCTCCGCTCGCGAGATCCTCGTCACCCACGAAAAATTCTCGGCTTTCGTCTTCAAGATTCAGGCTAACATGGACCCCAAGCACCGCGACCGTATCGCCTTTGTGCGGGTGTGCTCGGGTAAATTCACCCGCGACATGAGTGTCGTTCACCAACGCACCGGCCGCACCGTGCGCCTCTCCTCGTCGCACCGCCTTTTTGGCCAGGAGCGCGAGACCGTTGACGAGGCCTGGCCGGGCGACGTCATCGGCTTGGTGGGCCACGACGCCTTCTGCATCGGCGACACCCTTACTGAGGATCGTACCATCGCTTACGATGAAATCCCGCGCTTCCCGTCGGAGGTTTTCACCTACATCTCGAATCCCAACTCCGGCGATTCCAAAAAGTACCGTGCCGGCCTCGAACAGTTGCTGCAAGAAGGCGTGGTTCAGTCGTTCCAGCCCCGCAACGCGCCGCCTGGCTCAACGCTGCTGGCTGCGGTGGGTAACCTCCAGTTCGAGGTCGTGCAGTATCGCCTCAAGTCGGAGTACAACGCGGAGTCCCGCCTCGAGCCCACGCCCTGGACGCTGCTGCGTTGGCTGGAGCCGCATCCCGCGCTCAAGGACACTAGCACGCTGATCGTGGCGAGCGGAGTGAGCTTCGGCGTAGACAAGTTCGACCAACCCATCGTCCTGTTCCCCAACGACTGGACGATGCGCTACTTCACCGACAAAAACCCCGAGCTTAAACTCCACGAACAGCCCATCGAGCTGACGCGAAAAAACGGGTAAGTGTTTTGGTTATTGGGCCGCGTCAGCGGCCCACCGCGGAGGGGCGCAGGCGTAACAGAACGTGATGCGTCTCCTTCCCAGCGATCGGGCAATGTGGCCGACGTCTCCACAAGCGGCGCCGGCACCAGCCCACGGCAAGCGGCGAATGTTCTCACACGGGGAACTTGCGCTGCCGTGCGCCCGATTTCAGCTTTTGCGATCTTTAAGCATCCACCCCCGATGACCCCCAAACTGACCACCCCTGAACGCCGAGCGCACGTCGTGGAGTTAATTCGTGCCTGTGGCAGCGTGCTGGTTGCCTGCTCCGGTGGCGTCGACAGCGTGCTGCTAGCGGCCGTCGCCGCCCAAACCCTGGGCGACAAGGCCGTCGCCGCCACCGCCGTTTCCCCAAGTCTGGCCACTGGCGAACTCGAAGATGCCCGCGCCGCTGCCCTTGCCGCAGGCATTCGCCACTTGGAGGTCCCCACTAACGAAATCGACAACCCCGCCTACGCCGCCAACGCCCCCGACCGTTGTTTTCATTGCAAGGATACCGCCTACAGCACCTTCGCCGACCTCGCGCTACGCGAGGGCATCGCGGTGGTGATCGACGGCACCAACGCCGACGACACCGGTGACTTCCGTCCCGGTCGCCGCGCCGCCCGCGAGCGCGGCGTACGCAGTCCGCTGGCCGAGGCCGGCATGACCAAACAGGAAATCCGCGACTGGGCCCGCGAACTCGGCCTAGCGGTGTGGGACAAGCCTGCCGCCGCCTGCCTATCTTCGCGCGTCCCTTACGGCTCGCCGGTCACGGTGGAAAAACTCACGCGCATCGACCGCGCTGAGTCCGCCCTCAAACTCCTGGGCTTTCGCCAATGCCGGGTGCGCGACCACGGCACGGTGGCCCGACTGGAAATTGAGCCAGCGCAACTGGACGCCGTGCTCGCGCAACGCACTGCGGTAGTCGCTGCGATTAAAAACGCCGGCTTCGGTTACGTCTCCCTCGATCTTGAAGGCTTCCGTTCCGGCAGCATGAACGAGGTCATCGCCGTAAAACCCCAAACTTAAAAAGGACCCCGCCGCGCATGTCCGCCGAACCCCACAGCACCCTCGATCCCGACCGCCTAGCCCGCCAGGGCTTTCCTGAGATTGTCTATTGCCAGGGCAAGACCGCCCGCCAGATCAGCGACAACCTGCGTGCGTTGGCGCTGGCTCACGGCAACGCGTTCGGCACCCGCTTGCCCGCCGAGCGCGCGCCTGAGGTGCTCGCCGCTTTACCCGAGGCGAACTACGACCCGCTCAGCCGGACGATTTCGCTCGGCCTGCTCCCAGCGGCGGCTGGCCGTGGTGTCGCCGTGATGTGCGCCGGCACCTCCGATCTGCCGGTCGCCGGTGAGGCGGCGGCTACACTCGCTTTTCTAGGCCACCGCGTCACCCGTTTCCACGACATCGGCGTGGCCGGCATCCACCGCCTGCACGCCCGTATCGACGAAATCCGCACGTCCGGGGTGGTGATCGTTGTCGCCGGCATGGAGGGTGCCTTGCCCAGCGTGGTCGGCGGCTTGGTCGCCGCTCCGGTCATCGCGGTGCCGACCAGCGTTGGTTACGGCGCGGCCTTCGAGGGCCTGGCCGCCCTACTCGGCATGCTCAATTCCTGCGCATCCGGACTGACGGTGGTAAACATCGACAACGGCTTCGGCGCCGCCCTCGCCGCCCACCGCATTTTAAAACCCGCTGCTTCCCACTCATGAAAATCGCCTACTTCGACTGCATCGGTGGAGCCAGTGGCGACATGCTGCTCGGTGCCTTGGTCGATGCCGGCCTGCCTGCCGCCACCCTCGAAGCGGAGCTGGCCAAACTCAACCTGGCCGACTTCCACCTGCACGTTTCAAAGGTTTCCAAAAACGGCTTCGGCGCCACCAAGGTCGACGTGCACGCCCACGACAACGCCCCCGAGCGCCACCTGCGTGACATCCGCGCCATCGTGGAAAAATCCGGTGTATCCGAAAAGGTGAAGGAGCGCGCCCTGCGGGTGTTTACCCGGATTTGCGAAGTCGAGGCCGACATACACGGCCAGTCGGTCGACACGGTTCATTTGCACGAAGTCGGCGGGGTGGATGCGATTATTGATGTGGTCGGCGTGCTCGCGGGCGTCGAGTGCCTCGGGCTGGAACGCATCGTGGTGTCCGCACTGCCGATGGGGCGCGGTTTCATCAAAGGCGCGCACGGCCAGATCCCGTTGCCCGCGCCGGCAACGCTCGGTCTGCTCAAAGGCGTGCCGGTCTACGGCTCGCCCATTGAAAAGGAGTTGGTCACGCCGACCGGTGCCGCGCTGTTGGTGGAGTTGGCCGATGCCTGGGGCACGCTGCCAGCGATGACATTAACAAGCGTCGGCTACGGTGCCGGCACCCGCGATTTGGTCATACCCAACGTAGTCCGGCTGATGGTCGGCGAGACCAGCTCCACGGGCCCGTGGTTGAGCGAAACGATCACCGTGCTGGAAACCCACCTCGACAACGACCGCGGCGAAACCCTCGGCCACACCGTCGAACGCCTAATGGCGGCAGGCGCGCTCGACGTTGTCACCCAGCCCGCGCAGATGAAGAAAAACCGGCCGGCCCACGTCTTCACGGTGCTGACACGGGTCGAGGACGCCGACCGTATGGCGGGGATTATCTTTAAGGAAACGTCCACCTTGGGTATCCGCCGAACGGATACCCGCCGCGACGCGCTGCATCGGCACATGGAAACGGTGAACACCGCCTACGGTCCGATCAACGTGAAGGTGGCCCAACTGCCCGACGGCGGCGTGCGGGCGACCCCGGAGTACGAGGACTGCCGCAAAGCGGCCGAGGCCCACGGGGTAAGCCTGCGGGTGGTTACCCAAGAAGCCGAACACGTCGCAGCCCACCGGTTTGGCATCCCGCATTGAGGCGATTCCACGAAGTCGTGCAGGCAAATTAACCCGATTCATGGGGGAGCGACTACCAGAGGGGATACACCTTGAGCTCACGCTCAAGGCCACGACGAGCTTGCACACGAGGAGCGTGTACACGAGGAGTGCGCACATGAGGAGTGCCACACGAGGAGCGTGTACACCAAGGGTGTGACCTTGAGCGTGAGCTCAAGGATACCGTAAGGCTTAACTGGAACGCTGATTAGCCCCCAGACCGGCTGCGGCCTGCTTCAAGGCGAAGAGGTACTTGTCGATCTTGTTCGAGGTGATCACCCCGTAGTTAATCGTGCCCAGCCAGCCCGACATGATGATGCCCACGCTGCCGGCATGGAAAAGGCCGGGCAATTTATCCGATAAGTTCATCGAAACAGGCAGGCCTTCAAATTTGGTGCCGAAGGACGTACCCAACGTATGCGTGGTGTAACGCTCGATGGTCCGCGGGGTGGCGGCCTCCTTCCAGTCGATCTTGGCGCGTACATCGGGGATGTATTTCTCCAACGCCACGATGCTTTCCTCGATCATGCGCGCCTTGTTCTTTTCGTAATCCTCCTCCGACAGGTTGTTCCAGTCGGGGTAGCGCCCGTTGAGCGATGCCACCACCGTGTAGCGGTCGGTGCCAGGACGGGTTTCGGGGTAATACACCGAAAACGTGCGGCTGGTGGTGTTCAAATCGGTGAGCTCCTCGTTGCTGTACGTGGGGGCTTCTGAGGTGAAAACCAGGTCGCCAATGTTGGGGATCGTCTCGCCTTTGCGAATGCCCAGATACACTTGGCACGAGCTGGTGTTGATGCGCACGGCCTTGGCCTGCTCGACAAAGTCGGCGGGGAAGTTCTCCGCCCCGGCCAGGCGGAAAATCGTATTGTGGATATTGGCGTTGGACAGGACTGCCTTGGCGCGGATCACGCGGCCGTTTTTGGCGACGATGCCACAGGCGACTTTTTTGCCGCCACGCTCTTCGACCAGGATCTTTTCAACCAGAACTTTTTTGCGCAACTCGACGCCGTTTTTACGCAGCTCGACCGCCATTTTCTCGATGAGCACGTCGGAGCCGCCTTGAAAGGTGAATACGCCCGAACCCATGAAGTTGGAAAACACGATGCCGAAGGTGATCGCGGGGTCGTCAAAATTGGAGCCGTTGGCGTAGGAAATCGGCTCCATCAACAAGCGATGCACATCGGGGCGGCCGGGGAAAAACCGGTTGAACATTTCACCCGTGGTCTCGGGATTGTTGTCGTAATAGTTCATCGCCCGCAGGTGGTCGTAGAACGCCTCGACCGCAGACGGAGCCAGCTTGAACTGCTCGACCAAAACCCGCGTGTAATCTTCGCGCGTAAACGTGGTCCACACATCCATCT belongs to Opitutus sp. and includes:
- a CDS encoding peptide chain release factor 3, producing the protein MTPAQEIARRRTFAIISHPDAGKTTLTEKFLLYGNAIHLAGAVTARKSQRATTSDWMELEKQRGISISSTVLQFDYQGYAVNLLDTPGHKDFSEDTYRVLTAVDAALMVIDAAKGIEPQTRKLFEVCKRRGVPVFTFMNKCDRPTLNPIDLLDELERVLGLTPCAVTWPLGNGPGFRGVFDRRSKEVHLFERTPHGAYRAPVDVTGLNDPLVRDRLDDYTFNQVSEQIEILDGASAPFDLAAIQAGQQTPVFFGSAVNNFGVQLLLEGFLKNSIPPTTRSSVSMSVPGAPAPSSAREILVTHEKFSAFVFKIQANMDPKHRDRIAFVRVCSGKFTRDMSVVHQRTGRTVRLSSSHRLFGQERETVDEAWPGDVIGLVGHDAFCIGDTLTEDRTIAYDEIPRFPSEVFTYISNPNSGDSKKYRAGLEQLLQEGVVQSFQPRNAPPGSTLLAAVGNLQFEVVQYRLKSEYNAESRLEPTPWTLLRWLEPHPALKDTSTLIVASGVSFGVDKFDQPIVLFPNDWTMRYFTDKNPELKLHEQPIELTRKNG
- the larE gene encoding ATP-dependent sacrificial sulfur transferase LarE; this translates as MTPKLTTPERRAHVVELIRACGSVLVACSGGVDSVLLAAVAAQTLGDKAVAATAVSPSLATGELEDARAAALAAGIRHLEVPTNEIDNPAYAANAPDRCFHCKDTAYSTFADLALREGIAVVIDGTNADDTGDFRPGRRAARERGVRSPLAEAGMTKQEIRDWARELGLAVWDKPAAACLSSRVPYGSPVTVEKLTRIDRAESALKLLGFRQCRVRDHGTVARLEIEPAQLDAVLAQRTAVVAAIKNAGFGYVSLDLEGFRSGSMNEVIAVKPQT
- the larB gene encoding nickel pincer cofactor biosynthesis protein LarB, whose product is MSAEPHSTLDPDRLARQGFPEIVYCQGKTARQISDNLRALALAHGNAFGTRLPAERAPEVLAALPEANYDPLSRTISLGLLPAAAGRGVAVMCAGTSDLPVAGEAAATLAFLGHRVTRFHDIGVAGIHRLHARIDEIRTSGVVIVVAGMEGALPSVVGGLVAAPVIAVPTSVGYGAAFEGLAALLGMLNSCASGLTVVNIDNGFGAALAAHRILKPAASHS
- the larC gene encoding nickel pincer cofactor biosynthesis protein LarC, with product MKIAYFDCIGGASGDMLLGALVDAGLPAATLEAELAKLNLADFHLHVSKVSKNGFGATKVDVHAHDNAPERHLRDIRAIVEKSGVSEKVKERALRVFTRICEVEADIHGQSVDTVHLHEVGGVDAIIDVVGVLAGVECLGLERIVVSALPMGRGFIKGAHGQIPLPAPATLGLLKGVPVYGSPIEKELVTPTGAALLVELADAWGTLPAMTLTSVGYGAGTRDLVIPNVVRLMVGETSSTGPWLSETITVLETHLDNDRGETLGHTVERLMAAGALDVVTQPAQMKKNRPAHVFTVLTRVEDADRMAGIIFKETSTLGIRRTDTRRDALHRHMETVNTAYGPINVKVAQLPDGGVRATPEYEDCRKAAEAHGVSLRVVTQEAEHVAAHRFGIPH
- a CDS encoding NAD(P)/FAD-dependent oxidoreductase, producing the protein MAYDWLKGVADEYDVIVIGSGLGGMTGANVLAKAGHKVLLLEHHYQFGGLATWFTRKGGHIFDISLHGFPSGMIKSCKRYWTKEIADSIHQLKDVRFVNPQMDVWTTFTREDYTRVLVEQFKLAPSAVEAFYDHLRAMNYYDNNPETTGEMFNRFFPGRPDVHRLLMEPISYANGSNFDDPAITFGIVFSNFMGSGVFTFQGGSDVLIEKMAVELRKNGVELRKKVLVEKILVEERGGKKVACGIVAKNGRVIRAKAVLSNANIHNTIFRLAGAENFPADFVEQAKAVRINTSSCQVYLGIRKGETIPNIGDLVFTSEAPTYSNEELTDLNTTSRTFSVYYPETRPGTDRYTVVASLNGRYPDWNNLSEEDYEKNKARMIEESIVALEKYIPDVRAKIDWKEAATPRTIERYTTHTLGTSFGTKFEGLPVSMNLSDKLPGLFHAGSVGIIMSGWLGTINYGVITSNKIDKYLFALKQAAAGLGANQRSS